The sequence ACGCCGGGCATGCCAACGACGCCGCGGCCCACGCCGGCGATATCCTTGCGTTCTATGATGCCGTACAGGTGGCGCTCGACGCGGCCCGCGCGCAGGGCAACACGCTCGTCGTGGTGGTCTCGGATCATGCCACCGGCGGCCTGTCGCTGGCGCGCGAGGTGGACGGCGAAAGCGAATACCACTGGTATCCGAAGAAGCTCGCGCAGGTGCAGGCCTCGCACGGCGCGATGTATGCAGCCGCCAAAGAAGCCCGCGAACCGGCCAAGGTCGTGCAGAAAATGCTTGGCTTCAGCAACCTGACCGACGAGGAGCGCAAGCACATTGCTGAAGCAGCCACCATTGGAGATGTTTACACGTTTGGTGGTGTCATCACCGACATTGTGGGCCGCCGGGTGCGCACGGGCTGGACGACCCACGGCCACACGGCCCGCGACGTGAATTTGTACGCCTTCGGCCCGGGGCGCGCGCACTTCATCGGGCACCACGACAACACGTACGTCGGCGACACGCTCGCCCGGCTGATGGGCGTGAACCTGGACGCCCAAACCGCACAGCTGCGCAAGGATATGGCCTCCAAAGCGGCCGCTGGAAAATAGCACGCGCCTGCATCCTGTGCTGCATACGCCGTACCGACACGGCGCGCATCGACACGGCGCGCCCTGTCGGTACTTATGGTTGGGTGGATGAGACCGTGGGCCGGGCTATTCGGGGAAGCGCACCACCACTTTCCCCCGGCTCTCGCCGCTGTGCAGGTACTCCACGGCGTCCGGCACGGTCGCAAGGCCCTCAAACACGGTTTCGTCGATGGCCACCTGCAGCGTCCCCGTCTGCTGACGCTTCATGAGGCGTTGCATGTGGTCGGCGAAGTGCTCGGCGAAGTGCGGCAGAAAGAACCCGTGGATGGCGGCCGACTTCTGGAGCAGTTGCGTGTAGATGCGGGGCGCCTGGACCGGGGACGGGCCGTCGCGGTACTCGCTCACGTAGCCGATGCTCAGCAGCCGCCCGTGGCGCGCCAGGGCCTGCACACAGGTGTCGAATAGCGTGCCGCCCACGCCTTCGTACACGAGGTCTACGCCGTCGGGGTATTCGTCGGAGAGCACCGTCGCCACATCTTCGGTTCGGTAGTTGATGGGGCGGTCGCAGCCCAGGTCGTCAAGCAGCGCGGCCTTCGCGTCGGTGCCGCAGGTGCCCACTACGTGATTGCCCGCTTGCTTCGCCAGCTGCACAGCATACTGGCCGGTTCCGCCGGCGGCCGCGGTTACCAGCACCGTCTCGTCGGTCGAGAGCCCGCCCACCTCCTCCAGCGCGATGGAAGCCGTCAATCCGCTCACCATGATGCTGAGGGCTTCGGGCGAGGCCTCGGGGATGGGAACGGCCTGGCTCGCGCGCACCACGTGATGCGTGCGGTAGCCGCCGCCCAGCGTATTGGTGGCCACGGCGTCGCCGGGCTGCAGGTGGCGGACCTTCGCCCCGGTTGCTTCCACGATGCCCACCGCTTCGGCGCCCAGATCGATGGGCGGACGGACGCCCGGCGTGTAGCGGCCCGCGGTGATGTTGACGTCGGTCGCGTTGACGCCGGCGTATCGGTTGCGCACCAGCACGTCGTGCGGCCCCAGGTCGGGCAGCGGCTCCTCAACGCGCTCGGCAGCGGCGCGAAAGTCGGTGCTGAAGGAGGTGGCGACCCACTTCTCGTACGTATCGGCCATAGGATGGAAACGGTAAGATGACACAATGGATGAACGATGCAACGCGTGGCGCGGCGGCGCGCGTTACGAGTCGTCCGTGAGCTGCTGGGCGCGCTTAACGGCGGCTTTGGCGTTAACGATGCTGCCCGTCACGGACAATTTCCCAAAAGAAACGGATGCCTTGCCCCCGGGGCGCGTGACCGACCGGCTGGCGTACGGCGTGGCCGTTTCCAGGATGATCTGTCGCACCTGTTGGGCGCTCAGCTCAGGGAAATACGCCATCAGCAGTGCGGCCACGCCCGAGACGGTGGGCGCGGCCATGCTCGTGCCGCTGTTGCGCTTGTATTTGCCGCCCGGCACCGTTGAGTAGATGTCAACGCCCGGGGCAAACACGTCGACGCGCGTTGCGCTGTAGTTGCTAAAGTCGGCCGCCAACTGGCCGTTATTTTTCCAGGAGGAGGCGCCCACCTCAATCCACGTCGACGACTGCCCCCCGCCCGCGTAATACTTGGAGGGATAGTTGGCGGTGGAGTCGATGTTGGTACCGTCATTGCCGGCCGCATGCACCATCAGCACGTCGTGTTGGGTGGCATACTGCACGGCGCGGTCGACGACCTTCTTGTACGGCGAGTAGCTCTTGCCAAAGCTCATGTTGATGATGTCGGCGCCGTTGTTTACGGCATACCGGATGGCGTTGGCGACGTCTTTGTCGCGCTCGTCGCCGTTGGGCACCGCACGGATGGCCATGATGCGCACTGGAGCGATGCCGTTGATGCCTTCGTTGTTGTCGCGCTCGGCGCCAATGATGCCGGCCACGTGGGTGCCGTGCTCGGCATCGGGGCCGGTCACGTCCGGATTGCCATAGTAGCGCTCGGTTTTGTCGGCATAGGTGTCGCCCACGCGCGGCCGCGGGTTGAAGTCGGGGTTGTAGCCGTACTTCAGTTGGTCGTGCAGGTACGTCACGTAGTCGTCGAGCTGCTTCGGCGATACGTTCTGATTGTACAGAAAGAGCAGCATCGCCTTGGCGCGCTGGGCTGCTTGCGACGACGGCTGTGCGCCCTCCACGGCGGCTTGCGAGAGCGAATCGAGGCCGGTGGTTTCTTTGAGCGTGGCCACCGCCCGCTGCGCGCGCTGGTTGACCTGCTGCATGCGGTTGTACTGCGTCTGCAGCTCGGACCGGCGTTTCTGGAAGGTGGCCTTAATCTCCTGGTAGCGCTGGTACGCCTGGCGCGCGCTATCGGCCACAGCGGCACTGTCAACCGAGGCAAAGCGTGCGTGCAGGCGGTCGTAGATGCGCGTCAGCTCGTAGGTGTCGTGGTTGACATTTTGGCCGTTGGGGCCACCGATGAAGTTCCACCCATGCACATCGTCGGCGTAGCCGTTCTTGTCATCGTCTGTGTCGTTGCCCGGCACCTCGTCGGAGTTCACCCACAGGTTGTCGTCCAGATCCACGTGTGCGGTGTCCACGCCCCCATCGATGACGGCCACGGTTACCGTTTGCTTCGGCGCCCGGTCGGCCAGTAGGGCGTAAGCGCCGGTGACGTTGAGGCCGGGATAGGGCGAGGTTTGCCCGCTTTGCAGGTGCCAGGCCTTGCCGGCCGTGTTGGGCACCAGCGCAGCGGGGGGCGGCGTTGCGGCGGAGTCGGGCGCGGATGGTGCCGTGGCGGCGGCAGGGGCCGTGGTGTCGGGCGCGGCGGCTGTGGGAGCCGTTGCGCCCGACGATGCGGCGGTTGTGGCGGGCGCGGTGGAGCGGGAGGCGGCACACCCGGTGAGGGTGAGGGCCAGGAGCAGGCCCATGGAAACGCGTATCGCTGACGTCATGGAGCGGAAGGCGCTATGAAACAAACCGTTGGAGCATCCGAACGATGACGGTTCGGTGATGTTGCTACCGGAGGTGCAGTGCCGGATCGGCTGAGCCGTGCGCGTAGCGCTATCGGGTGCGGCGGATGGTGTATTGCGTGAGGCCGATGAGCGAGGCGCGCGCGTCGGACGGCGGCAGGTCGTCCAAACAGGCGCGGGCTTCGGCGGCGAGGGTTGTCATCTGCTGCCGGGCGTAGGCAATGCCGCCCTGCGTTTTCACAAATGCGGTGACTGCCCGCACATCGCTGCGATCCTTGTCGTCTTTCTTTACGATCTTGAGGATACGCTTGCGCTCGGCGCTCGGCGCTTCGCGAAGGGCGTAGATCAGGGGCAGCGTCATCTTTTTCTCCTGCAGGTCGATGCCCATGGGCTTGCCCGCCACGTCGGCCCCGGCATAATCGAACAAGTCGTCGCGGATCTGAAACGCACGGCCGAGCTTTTCCCCAAACACGCGCATCCGCTCAATGGCGGTGTCGTCGTCGGTGGTGCTCACGGCGCCGCTTTTGGTGCACGCCGCAATGAGCGAGGCCGTCTTGTCGCCAATGATCTGAAAGTACGTCGCCTCGTCGATGTCGAGCAGGCGCGACTTCTCGATCTGCAGGAGCTCGCCCTCACTCATGCGGCGCACCGCGTCGGAGAGCGTATGCAAGATGTCGTAATCCTGATGGTCGAGCGACAGGAGCAGGCCCCGGCTCAGGAGAAAGTCGCCGAGCAGCACCGCCACCTTGTTCTTCCACAGG comes from Salisaeta longa DSM 21114 and encodes:
- a CDS encoding zinc-binding dehydrogenase gives rise to the protein MADTYEKWVATSFSTDFRAAAERVEEPLPDLGPHDVLVRNRYAGVNATDVNITAGRYTPGVRPPIDLGAEAVGIVEATGAKVRHLQPGDAVATNTLGGGYRTHHVVRASQAVPIPEASPEALSIMVSGLTASIALEEVGGLSTDETVLVTAAAGGTGQYAVQLAKQAGNHVVGTCGTDAKAALLDDLGCDRPINYRTEDVATVLSDEYPDGVDLVYEGVGGTLFDTCVQALARHGRLLSIGYVSEYRDGPSPVQAPRIYTQLLQKSAAIHGFFLPHFAEHFADHMQRLMKRQQTGTLQVAIDETVFEGLATVPDAVEYLHSGESRGKVVVRFPE
- a CDS encoding S8 family peptidase translates to MGLLLALTLTGCAASRSTAPATTAASSGATAPTAAAPDTTAPAAATAPSAPDSAATPPPAALVPNTAGKAWHLQSGQTSPYPGLNVTGAYALLADRAPKQTVTVAVIDGGVDTAHVDLDDNLWVNSDEVPGNDTDDDKNGYADDVHGWNFIGGPNGQNVNHDTYELTRIYDRLHARFASVDSAAVADSARQAYQRYQEIKATFQKRRSELQTQYNRMQQVNQRAQRAVATLKETTGLDSLSQAAVEGAQPSSQAAQRAKAMLLFLYNQNVSPKQLDDYVTYLHDQLKYGYNPDFNPRPRVGDTYADKTERYYGNPDVTGPDAEHGTHVAGIIGAERDNNEGINGIAPVRIMAIRAVPNGDERDKDVANAIRYAVNNGADIINMSFGKSYSPYKKVVDRAVQYATQHDVLMVHAAGNDGTNIDSTANYPSKYYAGGGQSSTWIEVGASSWKNNGQLAADFSNYSATRVDVFAPGVDIYSTVPGGKYKRNSGTSMAAPTVSGVAALLMAYFPELSAQQVRQIILETATPYASRSVTRPGGKASVSFGKLSVTGSIVNAKAAVKRAQQLTDDS
- a CDS encoding polyprenyl synthetase family protein codes for the protein MPDAPPPSVDGSAHAPPEPPIPTDLAAIRAPVADELSAFRTYFREAMRADQFLLDKVTQYVLRQKGKRIRPLLVLLSAQLFGPVGEPSFRAAALVELLHTATLVHDDVVDEADERRGVFSVNALWKNKVAVLLGDFLLSRGLLLSLDHQDYDILHTLSDAVRRMSEGELLQIEKSRLLDIDEATYFQIIGDKTASLIAACTKSGAVSTTDDDTAIERMRVFGEKLGRAFQIRDDLFDYAGADVAGKPMGIDLQEKKMTLPLIYALREAPSAERKRILKIVKKDDKDRSDVRAVTAFVKTQGGIAYARQQMTTLAAEARACLDDLPPSDARASLIGLTQYTIRRTR